CGCGGCACCGGGTGAGAACCTCACTCCAATTAGCGCCCGAGCGTGTCCTTGAACAGCGCGAGCATCTTCTTCCACGAGTCCTCGTCAGCGGCCTTATCGTACTTCATGCCCTTGATGTTCACCGCGTCCGCGCCCGGCACGGTGAAACTGTGAACCACGTCCTTGTACGCAACGAAATCGTACTTGGTACCGGCCTTATCGAGCGGTTCGCGGAACGCCTTGATCGAGTCTTCCGAAATGAAGGTGTCCGCGGCGCCGTGGCAGACCAGGATCTTCGGCTTGATCGCCTTTGCCTCCCCCTCGGTCGGCTTCGGGAACGCCGCGTGGAACGTGGCGACCGCCTTCAGGTCGGCCCCGGTGTACGCGAGCTGCAAACACGTACTGCCCCCGAAGCAGTAGCCGATGGCCGCGATCTTGTCGCCGTCCACGTTCGGCTGGCCCTTGAGTTGCTTCAACCCGGCCTCCGCGCGCCCGCGCCACACCTTCACGTTCTCGCGGACCAGCCCGGTCATCTTGCGAGCGTCGTCCGGGTGCTCGGTCGTCTTGCCGTCGCCGTACATGTCTACCGCGAATGCCACGTAGCCGAGTTCCGCGAGCTTCTTGCACCGGTCCTTCGCGTAGTCGTTTAGCCCCCACCACTCGTGAACGACGAGCACGCCGGGGCGCTTCTCCTTCACCGCGTCGTCGTAGGCCAAGAAGCCCTTCAGTTTCACGCCATCGAACTCGTAGTCGATCACCTTCGTGACGACCGCGGCTTGAGAAGCCCCCGCGGTCAGTACGATGGCCGCCATCGCGATCAGGCTCCGAAACATGGTGCGCTACTCCGTTGGGAAATGGGCCGGATCATTGTACGCGATAGGTCAGACCCGCCAGCGCGGACCCAAAAGCGCACTTCGCCAGACCCTCACGCACCCTTCACACGCGCGCAAAGCGAGCACGCGCACCACCGGCCCCGCGAGGTACATGAACCCCAGCGCGAAAGCAGCGAGTCGCGCGTAGTCCTGCCAGACCAGCGCTTTATGCACCACGAACGGGAGCCACAGCGCCGAGCACTCGGGGACGTACCACGTCAGGTACTCGAACTCGAACTCGTTCGCCCAGTACCGTTCCATCCCGTAGCCCTGAAAAACAATCCCGTTCACCCCGACCCAGCACGACAGCGCGACCGCGAGCAGTACGAAGACATTGGCCCATGTGGACCGCGTTTCCGCGCGCGCGGTCCAGCGCGCGAGCACGAGGGAAGCGGGCAGCGCGGCGAACAGAAAGAACCGCGGCCCCCACACCGCACCGCCGTACCAGGCCCACCAGCGCGAATAGACCAGCACCAATCCCAACACGACCGCGACCCACGTGCGGTACACGAGCCGCGCGCGATCTTCCTGCGCGCCCCTCGGCCCCTCCTCGGGGTACCGCGCGAACAAACCCGGCGCGAAAAACACTAACCCCTTACCGAACGAGAACAGGATCGAGAGCAGCCCGAAAAAGAACGGGTAGCTGAAATCCGGGAGCCCGGAGTACGGCAGCACGGTACGGTTCCCCGCCTCGGTCACGTACCCGCCGTCGAGCGGGTCACCGCGCCGGAGGTAGTTTTCGAGCACGATCAGTGCGGCGGCGAGTGCCGGCACCGCGAAGTACCGCAACCGGCGCTCGTACCAGACCAGCACGCACGCGGCCGACCCGAGCCCGACCGCGGACGCGGGCACGTTCGCCGTACCCACCGCGCACAGCGCAGCGCCCAACCACGCGCGCCACCCGCGCCGCGTCGCGAGGAGTGCCAGCCCCGCCCCCACGCAGACCACGTGAAACACTTCCGCGAAGAAACCCATTACGTGCCAGGGAAACATGCTGCCGAACAACAGCAGCGCGGCGAACCGCGGCCGTTCGCGAGGTGACAAAATGGGGCGCAACACGAACCACAGCCCCCCCCCCCCCGCGAGGAACACGATGCGGTTGAACATCCACACCGTTTCCGCCGGCGCGCCGAGGGCTTCGCCCAGGTACCAAAGGGGAGTTGCCAGGACCGGGCCGACGAGCGAGTACCGTCCCCGATCGAGTGTTTCGTGGCGCAGAAGTGTGTCGAGGGTCTCGAAGCGAACGAGGCCGTCGCTCCCGATACCAATCGGCGCGACAGCACTGATCCACGCACCGACAAGAACCACGACGGAACCGACCGACCGGTGAATGAAACTGGCGCGCATGAAACCAGTGTAGCCGCGGGCGGAGGGAAGCGTCCCTCCGCCCGCGGCTACACTGGTTTTGTGACCTCAGTTCCGCGCGTCACGAGCGGAACGTTCACCCGGCGATGTCGCCGGCCAACTTCGCGAGCACCTCGTGCGTGAGGGCGAACGCGACCTGCTCGCGCCCGCTCTCGGTCCGCGTCGCGCTGAAGCGCCGAACGTCCGCGCGGTCGAGCCCGTGGAGCCGGACCTCGTAGTACGTGACGCGCTCGCCCTTTTTCGCCGGCGCCGTGCTCCGAAGGAGCGCTTCCCCGCGGGCCTCGTCCACTTCCAGTACCTTGAGCGGTTCCAAGAGCCCGGCCACGCGCCGGGCGGCGCCCTCGGCCCACGCCCGGAGCATGAACCCGGCGGGCGCGGCGCCGGTGCGCGCGAGGGCCAGTTCCCAAACCAGACACGAAAGCGTGTCGGTCTTGTCGGCGGTTAGCTGAACGGTC
The Gemmata palustris DNA segment above includes these coding regions:
- a CDS encoding dienelactone hydrolase family protein — its product is MFRSLIAMAAIVLTAGASQAAVVTKVIDYEFDGVKLKGFLAYDDAVKEKRPGVLVVHEWWGLNDYAKDRCKKLAELGYVAFAVDMYGDGKTTEHPDDARKMTGLVRENVKVWRGRAEAGLKQLKGQPNVDGDKIAAIGYCFGGSTCLQLAYTGADLKAVATFHAAFPKPTEGEAKAIKPKILVCHGAADTFISEDSIKAFREPLDKAGTKYDFVAYKDVVHSFTVPGADAVNIKGMKYDKAADEDSWKKMLALFKDTLGR